In Pseudomonas sp. HR96, the DNA window CAAACCTGCGGCAAACAGCCACAGCGCCGTCCGCTAACTCATCAGGCTCTTGGCATAGATGACCGCCGCGGCCCCAGCCATGCCAATCACAAACGGAATGAGGCCTGGGGTCCAGATCCAATGGCGCTCGCGTTCACGACGAATTTCCTCATCCAGCTCTCGAGCCAGTTCCCGAACCGAGCGAATTTCATCATCGAATTCGGATTTCATGTTGTCGCTCCTTCTGGTTCGCACCAGGGATAACACCCGAGGCTGGGCGATCACCGCCTCAGCCGGTAGAGAGATAAGCGGACACGGCAGTCAGTATCCCGGCACCGGCCAGCAAGGGGTAAACGAGAATCTGGACGTGGATCTTGAGCCGTTCGGCCTGGAGTTTTTTGGCCTCGATGATCAGTTTTCGCATGTCGGCGATACGTCGGCCCTTTTCCAGAGCGAACGCATCACGGGCGAGGTCCTCCTTGCTGTCGATGAACATTGCGCCTCCTTGTTCGACTCATGGGGCATCCTGCCCTGTGGTTGTCGATGTAAACAGAATTCGCTGCCTTGCACCTCAGCGAAACTGATTCACGATTTTTCCCGAACCCCTGCAGCGGTGGCCTGAACCCACCCCCGGGTTTAGAGTCTGACCCTGCGTCACTTCTGCCCGATTCACAAGGAGCTACCCGATGCCTCGCCTCAGCCGCAGCGCCGCCGTCCTTCTCGCCGCCGGCGCCCTCGCCAGCCTGCCGGCCCTGGCCGACGACGCCCGCTACAACCAGATATCCCTGCGCGCCGAGGTCAGCCAGGAGGTGCCCCGCGACCTGATGATGGTGACGCTCTACACCGAGGCCCAGGACGCCGATCCGGCTCGGCTCGCCGCGCAGATCAGCGACAGTGTCAACAAGGCCCTGGCCCAGGCGCGCCAGGTCCAGGGCGTGACCCTGCGCCAGGGCGCGCGCAACAGCTACCCGGTCTATGACGACAAGGGCCAGAAGATCACCGGCTGGCGCGAGCGCGCGGAAATCCGCCTGGAGAGCCCCGACTTCCCGGCCCTGTCCAGGCTGACCGGCGACCTGCTGCAGAACTTGAAGATGGGCAGCATGGACTTCGCCATTTCGCCCAACAGCCGCAAGGTCAATGAAGACGCCCTGCTCAAGGAGGCCGTCGGCGCCTTCAAGGGCAGCGCAGCCCTGGCCACTGAAGCCATGGGCGGCAAGAGCTACAAGGTCGTCAACCTGAACCTGAACACCAGTGGCTTCAATCCGACCTTCGCCCGTGCGCCGGTGATGATGATGAAAGCCGCACGCGACGCAGCGCCAGTGACGCCGGACGTGGAAGCGGGCACCAGCCAGGTGAGCATCACCGCCGAGGGGACGATCGAGGTAGTGATGCCTTGAGGCGCAGCCAGCCGTTCAAAGCTTGCTCGCGAGGGCCGTAACGCGGTAAACCTGCCCGACTCCCGAAAACCAGAGGCCTCCATGGATCGATTCGCCTTCAAACCCCTGCTGCTCGCCGCCCTGCTCGGCACTGCCCCGCTGGCTCACGCGGCCAGCACGCTGGTCTACTGCTCCGAAGCCAGCCCCGCCGGCTTCGACCCCAGCCAGTACACCAGTGGCACCGATTTCGACGCTTCGGCCGAGACCGTATTCAACCGCCTGACCCAGTTCAAGCGCGGCGGCACCGAAGTCGAGCCCGGCCTCGCCACCTCCTGGGACATCTCGCCGGACGGCCTGACCTATACCTTTCACCTGCGCCAGGGCGTGAAGTTCCACACCACCGAGTACTTCACCCCCAGCCGTGAATTCAACGCCGACGACGTACTGTTCACCTTCCAGCGCCTGCTCGACAAGGACATGCCGTTTCGCAAGGCATACCCCGCCGAGTCGCCCTACTTCACTGACATGGGCCTGGATACCACCATCAAGTCAGTGAACAAGACCGACCCGCAGACCGTGGTCTTCAGCCTGAACAACGTCGATGCCGCCTTCGTGCAGAACCTGGCCATGAGCTTTGCCTCGATCCAATCCGCCGAATACGCCGCGCAACTGTTGAAGGACGGCAAGGCCGCCGACCTCAACCAGCTGCCTGTGGGCACCGGCCCGTTCGTGTTCAAGCGCTACCAGAAGGACGCGCAGATCCGCTACGTGGCCAACAAGGACTACTGGAAGCCGGACGATGTGAAGATCGACAACCTGATCTTCGCCATCACCCCGGACGCTGCGGTGCGCCTGCAGAAGCTCAAGCGCAACGAGTGCCAGGTCAGTGGCTACCCGCGGCCCGAAGACATCGAAGTGGCCAGGCAGGACCCCAATCTCAAGGTGCAGAGCCAGGCCGGCTTCAACCTTGGTTTCCTTGCCTACAACGTCACCCACAAGCCGCTCGATCAATTGAAAGTGCGCCAGGCGCTCGACATGGCCATCGACAAGCCGGCAATCATCAAGGCCGTGTACCAGAGCGCCGGGCAGCTGGCGCAGAACGCCCTGCCACCGGGCCAGTGGTCGTTCGACCCGAACATCAAGGACGCCCCCTACAACCCGGACAAGGCCCGCCAGCTGCTCAAGGAAGCCGGGGTGAAAGAGGGCACCGAGCTCAACCTCTGGGCCATGACCGTGCAACGGGCGTCCAACCCCAATGCGCGCATGTCGGCGCAGATGATCCAGAACGACTGGGCCAAGGTCGGCATCAAGGCCAACATCGTCAGCTACGAGTGGGGCGAGTACATCAAGCGCGCCAAGGCCGGCGAACACGACGTGATGATCTACGGCTGGACCGGCGACAACGGCGACCCGGACAACTGGCTGGGCGTGCTCTATAGCTGCGCAGCGGTCAAGGGCAGCAACTACGCCAAATGGTGTGACCCGGCCTACGACAAGCTGATCCAGCAGGCCAAGTTGTCGAGCAACCGCGACGAGCGCGTGAAGCTCTATCAGCAGGCACAGAAAATCCTCAAGGAACAGGTACCTATCACGCCGATCGCCAATTCCACGGTTTTCCAGCCGATGCGCAAGGAAGTCCAAGACTTCAAGATCAGCCCCTTTGGCCTCACGCCGTTCTACGGAGTCAGCCTGAGCAAGTGATACCGCACGCCCCATTGAAGTGCGCAATATGACTCGAATGGGGTGTTCTGGTGCGCGAAATGCACTGAAATATCCAGTAGCAAACGTTTTTATGAACTAATTTTTATATCCATGCGACATTTTTGGACGTTCGTTCCACAGTCTCGCTAGCAATTGCCCGTTGAGCCTTGATTTGGGTATGCGGCCTGCATAAGTATCCGCAGGTCGACTCACAAGGTCGCCCTCAATCCAAATGACAACAATGAGGCCACCATGCTCAAACACGCAGTCATTCCGTTTCTGGTAGGAGCAAGCCTGCTGGCCAGCGCGCCATTCGCGCACGCCGCCAGCAATCTGGTTTTCTGCTCCGAAGGCAGCCCGGCGGGTTTCGACCCAGGCCAGTACACCACCGGAACCGACTTCGACGCCTCGGCCGAAACCATCTTCAACCGGCTGAGCCAGTTCGAGCGCGGCAGCACCGCCGTGGTCCCGGGCCTGGCGACCAGCTGGGATGTTTCCCCCGATGGCCTGACCTACGTCTTCCACCTGCGTGAAGGCGTCAAGTTCCACACCACCGAATACTTCAAGCCGACTCGCGATTTCAACGCCGACGACGTGCTGTTCACCTTCAATCGCATGCTCGACAAGGACATGCCGTTCCGCAAGGCCTACCCGACCGAATTCCCGTACTTCACCGACATGGGCATGGACAGCAACATCGCCAAGGTCGAGAAGGTCGACGACCACACCGTCAAGTTCACTCTGAATGGCGTCGACGCGGCGTTCATCCAGGACATGGCCATGAGCTTCGCCTCCATCCAGTCGGCCGAATACGCGGCGCAACTGCTCAAGGAAGGCAAGCCCGAAGACATCAACCAAAAGCCTATCGGCACCGGCCCGTTCGTGTTCAGCAAGTACCAGAAGGACGCCCAGATTCGCTACAAGGGCAACAAGGACTACTGGAAGCCTGAAGACGTCAAGGTCGACAACCTGATCTTCGCCATCACCACCGACGCCTCGGTGCGCATGCAGAAGCTCAAGAAGAACGAGTGCCAGGTCACCGCCTACCCTCGCCCGGCCGACATCAAGCCGCTGAGCGAAGACAAGTCCCTGCAGATGCCGAACCAGGCCGGGTTCAACCTGGGTTACATCTCCTACAACGTCACCCACAAGCCGCTGGACAACGTCAACGTGCGCCGCGCACTGGACATGGCGGTGAACAAGCAGCAGATCATCGACGCCGTGTACCAGGGCGCTGGCCAGCTGGCGGTCAACGCCATGCCGCCAACCCAGTGGTCGTATGACACCACCATCAAGGACGCCGGCTACAACCCGGAAAAAGCCAAGGAACTGCTCAAGGCCGCCGGCGTTGCCGAAGGTACCGAGATCCAGTTATGGGCCATGCCGGTACAGCGTCCCTACAACCCCAACGCCAAGCTGATGGCCGAAATGCTGCAATCGGACTGGGCCAAGGTGGGTATCAAGGCAAAAGTCGTCACCTACGAGTGGGGCGAGTACATCAAGCGCGCCAAGAACGGTGAAACCGACGCCATGCTGATCGGCTGGAGCGGCGACAACGGTGACCCGGATAACTGGCTGGGCACCCTGTTCGGCTGCGACGCCATCAACGGCAACAACTTCGCGAAGTGGTGCAACGCCGACTACGACAAGTTGATCAAGGCCGCCAAGGGCACTCCGGATCAGGCCAA includes these proteins:
- a CDS encoding SIMPL domain-containing protein (The SIMPL domain is named for its presence in mouse protein SIMPL (signalling molecule that associates with mouse pelle-like kinase). Bacterial member BP26, from Brucella, was shown to assemble into a channel-like structure, while YggE from E. coli has been associated with resistance to oxidative stress.); this encodes MPRLSRSAAVLLAAGALASLPALADDARYNQISLRAEVSQEVPRDLMMVTLYTEAQDADPARLAAQISDSVNKALAQARQVQGVTLRQGARNSYPVYDDKGQKITGWRERAEIRLESPDFPALSRLTGDLLQNLKMGSMDFAISPNSRKVNEDALLKEAVGAFKGSAALATEAMGGKSYKVVNLNLNTSGFNPTFARAPVMMMKAARDAAPVTPDVEAGTSQVSITAEGTIEVVMP
- a CDS encoding ABC transporter substrate-binding protein, giving the protein MDRFAFKPLLLAALLGTAPLAHAASTLVYCSEASPAGFDPSQYTSGTDFDASAETVFNRLTQFKRGGTEVEPGLATSWDISPDGLTYTFHLRQGVKFHTTEYFTPSREFNADDVLFTFQRLLDKDMPFRKAYPAESPYFTDMGLDTTIKSVNKTDPQTVVFSLNNVDAAFVQNLAMSFASIQSAEYAAQLLKDGKAADLNQLPVGTGPFVFKRYQKDAQIRYVANKDYWKPDDVKIDNLIFAITPDAAVRLQKLKRNECQVSGYPRPEDIEVARQDPNLKVQSQAGFNLGFLAYNVTHKPLDQLKVRQALDMAIDKPAIIKAVYQSAGQLAQNALPPGQWSFDPNIKDAPYNPDKARQLLKEAGVKEGTELNLWAMTVQRASNPNARMSAQMIQNDWAKVGIKANIVSYEWGEYIKRAKAGEHDVMIYGWTGDNGDPDNWLGVLYSCAAVKGSNYAKWCDPAYDKLIQQAKLSSNRDERVKLYQQAQKILKEQVPITPIANSTVFQPMRKEVQDFKISPFGLTPFYGVSLSK
- a CDS encoding ABC transporter substrate-binding protein; translated protein: MLKHAVIPFLVGASLLASAPFAHAASNLVFCSEGSPAGFDPGQYTTGTDFDASAETIFNRLSQFERGSTAVVPGLATSWDVSPDGLTYVFHLREGVKFHTTEYFKPTRDFNADDVLFTFNRMLDKDMPFRKAYPTEFPYFTDMGMDSNIAKVEKVDDHTVKFTLNGVDAAFIQDMAMSFASIQSAEYAAQLLKEGKPEDINQKPIGTGPFVFSKYQKDAQIRYKGNKDYWKPEDVKVDNLIFAITTDASVRMQKLKKNECQVTAYPRPADIKPLSEDKSLQMPNQAGFNLGYISYNVTHKPLDNVNVRRALDMAVNKQQIIDAVYQGAGQLAVNAMPPTQWSYDTTIKDAGYNPEKAKELLKAAGVAEGTEIQLWAMPVQRPYNPNAKLMAEMLQSDWAKVGIKAKVVTYEWGEYIKRAKNGETDAMLIGWSGDNGDPDNWLGTLFGCDAINGNNFAKWCNADYDKLIKAAKGTPDQAKRTELYKQAQHLLKDQVPLTPIAHSTVYQPMRANVVDFKISPLGLNSFYGVSLK